atggcctgagagttgatggacacgacgtattgtagtagaatatatcatttttataatgttatacaatggcctgagagttgatggacacgacgtattgtagtagaatatctcatttatataatgttatacaatggcctgagagttgatggacacaacgtattgtagtagaatatatcattttataatgctatacaatggcctgagagttgatggaacacgacgtattgtagtagaatatctcatttatataatgttatacaatggcctgagagttgatggacacgacgtattgtagtagaatatctcatttttataatgttatacaatggcctgagagttgatggacacgacgtattgtggtagaatatctcattttttataatgttatacaatggcctgagagttgatggacacgacgtattgtagtagaatatctcatttttataatgttatacaatggcctgagagttgatggacacgacgtattgtagtagaatatatcattttataatgttatacaatggcctgagagttgatggacacaatgtattgtagtagaatatctcatttttataatgttatacaaaggtctgagagttgatggacacgacgtattctagtagaatatctcatttttataatgttatacaatggcctgagagttgatggacacgacgtattgtagtagaatatctcatttttataatgttatacaatgacctgagagttgatggacacgacgtattgtagtagaatatatcatttttttaataatgtaatacatggcctgagagttgatggacacgacgtattgtagtagaatatatcattttttttaataatgtaatacatggcctgagagttgatggacacgacgtattgtagtagaatatctcatttttataatgttatacaatggcccgagagttgatggacacgacgtattgtagtagaatatctcatttttttaataatgtaatacATGGCCTGAgcgttgatggacacgacgtattgtagtagaatatctcatttatataatgttatacaatggcctgagagttgatggacacgacgtattgtagtagaatatatcattttataatgttatacaatggcctgagagttgatggacacgacgtattctggtagaatatctcatttttataatgttatacaatggcctgagagttgatggacacgacgtattgtagtagaatatatcatttttataatgttatacaatggcctgagagttgatggacacgacgtattctagtagaatatctcatttttataatgttatacaatggcctgagagttgatggacacgacgtattgtagtagaatatctcatttttataatgttatacaatggcccgagagttgatggacacgacgtattgtagtagaatatctcatttatataatgttatacaatggcctgagagttgatggacacgacgtattgtagtagaatatctcatttttataatgttatacaatggcctgagagttgatggacacgacgtattctggtagaatatcatttttataatgttatacaatggcctgagagttgatggacacgacgtattgtagtagaatatctcatttttataatgttatacaatggcctgagagttgatggacacgacgtattgtagtagaatatctcatttttataatgttatacaatggcctgagagttgatggacacgacgtattgtagtagaatatctcattttataatgttatacaatgtatacaatggcctgagagttgatggacacgacgtattgtagtagaatatctcatttttataatgttatacaatggccgagagttgatggacacgacgtattgtagtagaatatctcatttttataatgttatacaatggcctgagagttgatggacacgacgtattgtagtagaatatctcatttttttaataatgttatacaatggcctgagagttgatggacacgacgtattgtagtagaatatctcatttttttaataatgtaatacaatggcctgagagttgatggacacgacgtattgtagtagaatatctcatttatataatgttatacaatggcctgagagttgatggacacgacgtattgtagtagaatatctcatttttataatgttatacaatggcctgagagttgatggacacgacgtattgtagtagaatatctcatttttataatgttatacaatggcctgagagttgatggacacgacgtattgtagtagaatatctcatttttataatgttatacaatggcctgagagttgatggacacgacgtattgtagtagaatatcatttttataatgttatacaatggcctgagagttgatggacacgacgtattctggtagaatatctcattttataatgttatacaatggcctgagagttgatggacacgacgtattgtagtagaatatctcatttttataatgttatacaatggcctgagagttgatggacacgacgtattctagtagaatatctcattttataatgttatacaatggcctgagagttgatggacacgacgtattgtagtagaatatctcatttttataatgttatacaatggcctgagagttgatggacacgacgtattgtagtagaatatctcatttttataatgttatacaatggcctgagagttgatggacacgacgtattgtagtagaatatctcatttttataatgttatacaatggcccgagagttgatggacacgacgtattgtagtagaatatctcatttttataatgttatacaatggcctgagagttgatggacacgacgtattgtagtagaatatctcatttttataatgttatacaatggcctgagagttgatggacacgacgtattgtagtagaatatctcatttttataatgttatacaatggcctgagagttgatggacacgacgtattgtagtagaatatctcatttttataatgttatacaatggcctgagagttgatggacacgacgtattgtagtagaatatctcatttttataatgttatacaatggcctgagagttgatggacacgacgtattgtagtagaatatctcattttatataatgttatacaatggcctgacaGTTGATGGACACAAtttattgtagtagaatatctcatttttataatgttatacaatggcctgagagttgatggacacgacgtattctagtagaatatcatttttataatgttatacaatggcctgagagttgatggacacgacgtattgtagtagaatatctcatttttttataatgttatacaatggcctgagagttgatggacacgacgtattgtagtagaatatctcatttttataatgttatacaatggcctgagagttgatggacacgacgtattgtagtagaatatatcattttataatgttatacaatggcctgagagttgatgaaCACGACGTATTCTGGtagaatatcatttttataatgttatacaatggcctgagagttgatggacacaatgtattgtagtagaatatctcatttttataatgttatacaatggcctgagagttgatggacacgacgtattgtagtagaatatctcatttttataatgttatacaatggcctgagagttgatggacacgacgtattgtagtagaatatctcatttttataatgttatacaatggcctgagagttgatggacacgacgtattgtagtagaatatctcatttttataatgttatacaatggcctgagagttgatggacacgacgtattgtagtagaatatatcattttataatgttatacaatggcctgagagttgatggacacgacgtattgtagtagaaatatcttttttataatgttatacaatggcctgagagttgatggacacgacgtattgtagtagaatatctcatttttttaataatgtaatacATGGCCGGAgcgttgatggacacgacgtattgtagtagaatatctcatttatataatgttatacaatggcctgagagttgatggacacgacgtattgtagtagaatatatcattttataatgttatacaatggcctgagagttgatggacacgacgtattctggtagaatatctcatttttataatgttatacaatggcctgagagttgatggacacgacgtattgtagtagaatatatcatttttataatgttatgcaatggcctgagagttgatggacacgacgtattctggtagaatatctcatttatataatgttatacaatggcctgagagttgatggacacaatgtattgtagtagaatatctcatttttataatgttatacaatggcctgagagttgatggacacgacgtattgtagtagaatatctcatttttataatgttatacaatggcctgagagttgatgtaAATATCTcagttttataatgttatacaatggcctgagagttgatggacacgacgtattgtagtagaatatctcatttttataatgttatacaatggcctgagagttgatggacacgacgtattctggtagaatatctcatttttataatgttatacaatggcctgagagttgatggacacgacgtattgtagtagaatatctcatttatataatgttatacaatggcctgagagttgatggacacgacgtattgtagtagaatatctcatttttataatgttatacaatggcctgagagttgatggacacgacgtattgtagtagaatatctcatttttataatgttatacaatggcctgagagttgatggacacgacgtattgtagtagaatatatcattttataatgttatacaatggtcTGAAATTTGATGAACAcaacgtattgtagtagaaatatatcattttataatgctatagaatggcctgagagttgatggacacgacgtattctggtagaatatctcatttttataatgttatacaatggcctgagagttgatggacacgacgtattgtagtagaatatctcattttttttaataatgtaatacatggcctgagagttgatggacacgacgtattctggtagaatatctcattttataatgttatacaatggcctgagagttgatggacacgacgtattgtagtagaatatctcattttataatgttatacaatggcctgagagttgatggacacgacgtattgtagtagaatatctcatttttttataatgtaatacaatggcctgagagttgatggacacgacgtattgtagtagaatatctcatttttataatgttatacaatggcctgagagttgatggacacgacgtattgtagtagaatatatcattttttttaataatgttatacaatggcctgagagttgatggacacgacgtattctggtagaatatctcatttttataatgttatacaatggcctgagagttgatggacacgacgtattgtagtagaatatctcatttttataatgttatacaatggcctgagagttgatgaaCACGACGTATTCTGGtagaatatcatttttataatgttatacaatggcctgagagttgatgaaCACGACGTATTctggtagaatatctcatttatataatgttatacaatggcctgagagttgatggacacaacgtattgtagtagaatatctcatttttataatgttatacaatggcctgagagttgatggacacgacgtattgtagtagaatatctcatttttataatgttatacaatggcctgagagttgatggacacgacgtattgtagtagaatatctcatttttataatgttatacaatggcctgagagttgatggacacgacgtattctggtagaatatcatttttataatgttatacaatggcctgagagttgatggacacgacgtattgtagtagaatatctcatttttataatgttatacaatggcctgagagttgatggacacgacgtattgtagtagaatatctcattttataatgttatacaatggcctgagagttgatggacacgacgtattgtggtagaattgttaataatgttatacaatggcatgggagttgatggacacgacgtattgtagtagaatatctcatttttttaataatgtaatacATGGCCTGAgcgttgatggacacgacgtattgtagtagaatatctcatttttataatgttatacaatggcctgagagttgatggacacgacgtattgtggtagaatatctcatttttataatgttatacaatggcctgagagttgatggacacgacgtattgtagtagaatatctcatttttttataatgttatacaatggcctgagagttgatggacacgacgtattgtagtagaatatctcatttttataatgttatacaatggcctgagagttgatggacacgacgtattgtagtagaatatctcattttataatgttatacaatggcctgagagttgatggacacgacgtattctggtagaatatctcatttttataatgttatacaatggcctgagagttgatggacacgacgtattgtagtagaatatctcatttttataatgttatacaatggcccgagagttgatggacacgacgtattgtagtagaatatctcatttatataatgttatacaatggcctgagagttgatggacacgacgtattgtagtagaatatatcatttttataatgttatacaatggcctgagagttgatgaacacgacgtattgtagtagaatatctcatttttataatgttatacaatggcctgagagttgatggacacgacgtattgtagtagaagatctcattttaataatgttatacaatggcctgagagttgatggacacgacgtattgtagtagaatatctcatttttataatgttatacaatggcctgagagttgatggacacgacgtattgtagtagaatatctcatttttataatgttatacaatggcctgagagttgatggacacgacgtattgtggtagaatatcatttttataatgttatacaatggcctgagagttgatggacacgacgtattgtagtagaatatctcatttttataatgttatacaatggcctgagagttgatggacacgacgtattgtagtagaatatctcatttttataatgttatacaatggcccgagagttgatggacacgacgtattgtagtagaatatctcgtttatataatgttatacaatggcctgagagttgatggacacaatttattgtagtagaatatctcatttttataatgttatacaatggcctgagagttgattgACACGACGTATTCTGGtagaatatcatttttataatgttatacaatggcccgagagttgatggacacgacgtattgtagtagaatatctcatttttataatgttatacaatggcccgagagttgatggacacgacgtattgtagtagaatatctcatttatataatgttatacaatggcctgagagttgatggacacgacgtattgtagtagaatatatcattttataatgttatacaatggcctgagagttgatgaaCACGACGTATTCTGGtagaatatcatttttataatgttatacaatggcctgagagttgatggacacaatgtattgtagtagaatatctcatttttataatgttatacaaaggtctgagagttgatggacacgacgtattctggtagaatatctcatttttataatgttatacaatgacctgagagttgatggacacgacgtattgtagtagaatatctcatttttataatgttatacaatggcctgagagttgatggacacgacgtattgtggtagaatatctcatttttataatgttatacaatggcctgagagttgatggacacgacgtattgtagtagaatatatcatttttataatgttgtacaatggcctgagagttgatggacacgacgtattgtagtagaatatctcatttttataatgttatacaatggcccgagagttgatggacacgacgtattgtagtagaatatctcatttttttaataatgtaatacatggcctgagagttgatggacacgacgtattgtagtagaatatctcatttttttataatgttatacaatggcctgagagttgatggacacgacgtattgtagtagaatatctcatttttataatgttatacaatggcctgagagttgatggacacgacgtattgtagtagaatatctcatttttataatgttatacaatggcctgagagttgatggacacgacgtattgtagtagaatatatcatttttataatgttatacaatggcctgagagttgatggacacgacgtattctggtagaatatctcatttttataatgttatacaatggcctgagagttgatggacacgacgtattgtagtagaatatctcatttttataatgttatacaatggcccgagagttgatggacacgacgtattgtagtagaatatctcattttataatgttatacaatggcctgagagttgatggacacgacgtattgtagtagaatatctcatttttataatgttatacaatggcctgagagttgatgaaCACGACGTATTCTGGtagaatatcatttttataatgttatacaatggcctgagagttgatggacacgacgtattgtagtagaatatctcatttttataatgttatacaatggcctgagagttgatggacacgacgtattgtagtagaatatctcatttttataatgttatacaatggcctgagagttgatggacacgacgtattgtagtagaatatctcattttaataatgttatacaatggcctgagagttgatggacacgacgtattgtagtagaatatctcatttttataatgttatacaatggcctgagagttgatggacacgacgtattgtagtagaatatctcatttttataatgttatacaatggcctgagagttgatggacacgacgtattgtagtagaatatatcatttttataatgttatacaatggcctgagagttgatggacacgacgtattgtagtagaatatctcatttttttaataatgttatacaatggcctgagagttgatggacacgacgtattgtagtagaatatctcatttatataatgttatacaatggcctgagagttgatggacacgacgtattgtagaatatctcatttttataatgttatacaatggcctgagagttgatggacacgacgtattgtagtagaatatctcatttttataatgttatacaatggccgagagttgatggacacgacgtattgtagtagaatatctcatttttttaataatgtaatacaatggcctgagagttgatggacacgacgtattgtagtagaatatctcatttttataatgttatacaatggcctgagagttgatggacacgacgtattgtggtagaatatctcatttttataatgttatacaatggcctgagagttgatggacacgacgtattgtagtagaatatctcatttttttataatgttatacaatggcctgagagttgatggacacgacgtattctggtagaatatcatttttataatgttatacaatggcctgagagttgatggacacgacgtattctggtagaatatctcatttatataatgttatacaatggcctgagagttgatggacacaatgtattgtagtagaatatctcatttttataatgttgtacaatggcctgagagttgatggacacgacgtattgtagtagaatatctcatttttataatgttataaaatggcccgagagttgatggacatgacgtattgtagtagaatatctcgtttatataatgttatacaatggcctgagagttgatgaaCACGACGTATTCTGGtagaatatcatttttataatgttatacaatggcctgagagttgatggacacgacgtattgtagtagaatatctcatttttataatgttatacaatggcctgagagttgatggacacgacgtattgtagtagaatatctcattttatatgttatacaatgacctgagagttgatggacacgacgtattgtggtagaattgttaataatgttatacaatggcatgggagttgatggacacgactttttgtagtagaatatctcatttttttaataatgtaatacaatggcctgagagttgatggacacgacgtattgtagtagaatatctcatttttataatgttatacaatggcctgagagttgatagtcacgacgtattgtggtagaattgttaataatgttatacaatggcatgggagttgatggacacgacgtattgtagtagaatatctcatttttataatgttatacaatggcctgagagttgatggacacgacgtattgtagtagaatatctcatttttataatgttatacaatggcccgagagttgatggacacgacgtattgtagtagaatatctcatttttataatgtaatacaatggcctgagagttgatggacacgacgtattgtagtagaatatctcatttttataatgttatacaatggcctgagagttgatggacacgacgtattgctGAGGGCGTCTTGGCCTGGGGACCATCACAAAACCAAGGTGGGGAAGTGCAAACCAGCGGACACGTAGGGACATGGCCAAGGCAGAGATTAGATCGATGGATGAGGAGGCTAGGCAGTGAGCATGAGACAGCAGGGCAGCTGGACTCACTGGAAGGGAGTGAGGCAGAGGAAAGTATCTTGAAATGATATCTGGAAGATGGAAGGTCACAGAATTAGCTTCCTGCTGAAGTCAACCTACGATTTACTGCCAAGCTCAACCCACCTATTCACCTGGGGAATCAAGGACAACGCTGAGTGTGTACTTTGCAGGAAACCAGCTAACCTGGCACATGTCCTCACATCATGCCAGGTGGCACTTTCAGATGGAAGATACACATGGCGCCACGACCAGGTCCTCAAGGAGGTAGCAGCAAGTCTAGACCGTGCAAGGAGGAAAAAGCGGATGATATCGAAAGGGCCAAAGTTTGTCACATTTGTGAAGTCGGAAACCCTGGCTACAGGACGCGTAGAGGCTGGTATGATACTCGCAACAGCAAGAGACTGGGAAATGAGGGCAGACATCCAGCAGAGGATGGGTTTCCCAGCAGAGGTGGCTTCAACACCACTCCGCCCCGATGTTGTGTTATGGTCCCGCAGCTCTAAGCAAGTAGTCTTGGTGGAACTAACAGTACCATGGGAAGACAGGATGGAGGAGGCCGACGAACGGAAGCAGCAGAAATACCAGCAGCTGGTGGAAGAATGCCAACATCGAGGATGGAAGACATGGTGCTTACCGATAGAGGTCGGATGTAGGGGTTTCCCCGGCCAATCATTATGGAGAGCCCTACGTCTATTAGGGGTAACCGGAGCAGACCGGAGGGACCTGATATCAGCAGTTAGCAGGCAGAAGTTTCTTCCAGTTGGATCTGGATTAACAGGGAGAAGTGGATTGGTCACCAGCAACAGTGCTAGACACAAGGTGACGAATAGCAGAAGGACAGACATCGCTGCTCGTGGCGATGAACAGGCAGAAATTAGACAACTACCCGCAATAACATCAAGCAGATG
The Argopecten irradians isolate NY chromosome 9, Ai_NY, whole genome shotgun sequence DNA segment above includes these coding regions:
- the LOC138331108 gene encoding uncharacterized protein, with amino-acid sequence MEGHRISFLLKSTYDLLPSSTHLFTWGIKDNAECVLCRKPANLAHVLTSCQVALSDGRYTWRHDQVLKEVAASLDRARRKKRMISKGPKFVTFVKSETLATGRVEAGMILATARDWEMRADIQQRMGFPAEVASTPLRPDVVLWSRSSKQVVLVELTVPWEDRMEEADERKQQKYQQLVEECQHRGWKTWCLPIEVGCRGFPGQSLWRALRLLGVTGADRRDLISAVSRQKFLPVGSGLTGRSGLVTSNSARHKVTNSRRTDIAARGDEQAEIRQLPAITSSRCDSRPVPGLA